A window of the Opitutaceae bacterium genome harbors these coding sequences:
- a CDS encoding SLC13 family permease, whose protein sequence is MTWEILLIMVLLVGALVSFALEKIPPDVTALTLLALLVGSGLLSLDIALDAFSNPAPITVGCMFILSAALEKCGLIDRLAAAMGGLAGLGYTWFLFIMMTAVAFLSAFINNTPVVVVFMPVILSLARKLDVPASKLLIPLSYASIFGGMCTLVGTSTNILVSGIAQNEAQPPLAMFEMAWVGIPVLVVGIFYVVVFGRRLLPTRETLTSILTDEERREYITEAFVQHGSPVIGKTLGESNINQKRGIRVIDLVRFGVSLQSQLSEIVLAEGDRLVLACRPSGIVQARSLEGVDFVAESGLGLEQIAAHEGMLVEGMIGPGSSLAGESIKDVNFRQRFRMIILAVHRRGRNVREKIETLRLDFGDTLLMLGTEGAINQLRRSDDILIIDRPPVPAENRQKKAPIVIATIVGVIASASFGLARIEYAAFVGVVVLFLTNCLRPKEGYASIQWNILFLIFAMLGMGAAMQSTGASVYLALQIVGFVDQFVSEAYKPLVMLACIYLLTTVLTEILSNNAAAVLMATIAGGLAGALGVSPRPFFIAVAIAASASFATPIGYQTNTYVYGVGGYRFRDFVKIGIPLNLVCFVISMIVIPMVWDF, encoded by the coding sequence ATGACGTGGGAGATCCTCTTGATCATGGTGCTGCTGGTGGGTGCCCTTGTCAGTTTTGCGCTGGAGAAGATACCTCCGGATGTGACGGCGCTTACCCTGCTTGCCCTGCTCGTCGGATCAGGACTGCTCAGCCTCGATATCGCCCTCGACGCCTTTTCCAATCCTGCCCCGATCACCGTCGGATGCATGTTCATCCTGAGCGCGGCCCTCGAGAAATGCGGACTGATTGATCGGCTGGCGGCGGCGATGGGCGGACTCGCCGGTCTCGGTTACACCTGGTTCCTCTTCATCATGATGACGGCAGTGGCCTTTCTCTCGGCCTTCATCAACAACACGCCTGTCGTGGTTGTCTTCATGCCGGTCATCCTGAGCCTCGCACGAAAATTGGATGTGCCGGCCTCGAAGCTCCTTATCCCGCTCTCCTATGCTTCGATTTTCGGCGGAATGTGCACCCTCGTCGGCACCAGCACGAATATCCTGGTCAGCGGGATCGCTCAAAACGAGGCCCAACCCCCGCTCGCCATGTTCGAAATGGCGTGGGTCGGCATACCGGTTCTTGTCGTCGGCATCTTCTACGTGGTGGTCTTCGGTCGGCGCCTCCTGCCGACCCGCGAGACCCTCACCTCCATTCTGACCGACGAAGAACGTCGCGAGTACATCACCGAGGCCTTTGTCCAGCACGGTTCTCCGGTCATCGGCAAGACGCTGGGCGAATCCAACATCAATCAGAAACGGGGCATCCGCGTGATCGATCTGGTCCGATTCGGCGTTTCGCTTCAATCCCAGCTCAGCGAGATCGTCCTGGCCGAAGGCGATCGCCTTGTTCTCGCCTGCCGCCCTTCCGGCATTGTCCAGGCGCGCAGCCTCGAGGGGGTCGATTTTGTCGCCGAATCCGGCCTTGGTCTCGAGCAGATCGCCGCGCACGAAGGCATGCTGGTCGAGGGCATGATCGGACCCGGATCCTCCCTCGCCGGAGAATCGATCAAGGATGTCAACTTCCGGCAGCGATTCCGCATGATCATCCTCGCCGTTCACCGCCGCGGCCGCAATGTGCGCGAGAAGATCGAAACGCTTCGCCTCGATTTCGGTGACACGCTTCTGATGCTCGGCACCGAAGGCGCGATCAACCAGCTTCGACGCAGCGACGACATCCTGATCATCGATCGCCCCCCGGTGCCGGCGGAGAACCGCCAGAAGAAGGCCCCCATCGTCATTGCCACCATCGTCGGGGTCATCGCGTCGGCCTCATTCGGATTGGCGAGAATCGAATACGCCGCCTTTGTCGGGGTTGTCGTCCTTTTCCTGACCAATTGCCTTCGCCCCAAGGAGGGATACGCCTCCATCCAATGGAATATCCTCTTCCTGATCTTTGCCATGCTCGGCATGGGTGCGGCGATGCAGAGTACCGGCGCGTCCGTCTATCTCGCCCTTCAGATTGTCGGCTTTGTCGATCAGTTCGTCTCCGAGGCCTACAAGCCTCTTGTCATGCTGGCCTGCATCTACCTTCTCACCACCGTCCTGACCGAGATCCTTTCAAATAATGCGGCGGCTGTTCTCATGGCCACCATAGCCGGGGGTCTGGCCGGAGCACTGGGCGTCAGCCCTCGTCCCTTCTTCATCGCTGTGGCCATCGCCGCTTCGGCGAGCTTCGCCACCCCGATCGGCTACCAGACCAACACCTACGTCTATGGCGTGGGCGGCTACCGGTTTCGCGATTTCGTGAAGATCGGCATTCCTCTTAATCTGGTCTGTTTTGTCATTTCCATGATCGTCATCCCGATGGTCTGGGATTTCTGA
- a CDS encoding cytochrome c oxidase assembly protein: MINWTHWHNEPYLVAGLISAGWLYAMLAGPWRAILGGARFPTASALRFYGGLFIFYLTVGSPLDQIGERYLFWAHMIQHLLLVYPAALLILTGIPSWMLRPVTTGAVIGRFLRFLTHPIVATMVYITVLSGWHLPGLYDLALRDKAVHIIQHLSFFLSAILMWWPIASPSRELPPLPYGGQILYIFAVGLVQVPLCAFLTFSKEILYPTYAYAPRLMDLTPLEDQVLGGLIMTVGTMIAKLSVLTWAFYRWYQTSAQRQET, translated from the coding sequence ATGATCAACTGGACGCACTGGCATAACGAGCCCTACCTGGTGGCCGGTCTGATTTCGGCCGGCTGGCTCTATGCCATGCTGGCCGGTCCCTGGCGGGCAATATTGGGCGGAGCCCGGTTTCCGACCGCGTCTGCCCTCCGGTTCTACGGCGGATTGTTCATTTTCTACCTCACTGTCGGCTCTCCGCTCGACCAGATCGGTGAGCGTTACCTCTTCTGGGCACATATGATCCAGCATCTCCTGCTGGTTTACCCGGCCGCTTTGCTGATCCTCACCGGAATTCCTTCCTGGATGCTTCGTCCCGTCACCACCGGCGCGGTCATCGGCAGATTCCTCCGGTTTCTGACCCATCCGATCGTCGCCACGATGGTCTATATCACGGTCCTCTCGGGCTGGCATCTGCCCGGCCTCTACGATCTCGCCCTCCGCGACAAGGCCGTCCACATCATACAGCATCTTTCCTTCTTCCTTTCGGCCATCCTCATGTGGTGGCCCATCGCCAGCCCATCAAGGGAATTGCCCCCCCTGCCCTATGGCGGCCAGATCCTCTATATCTTCGCTGTCGGATTGGTGCAGGTGCCTCTGTGCGCCTTCCTTACCTTCTCAAAGGAGATCCTCTACCCGACCTACGCCTATGCGCCCCGTCTGATGGACCTCACCCCATTGGAAGATCAGGTGCTCGGGGGCCTCATCATGACGGTGGGAACGATGATCGCCAAACTCTCCGTTCTCACGTGGGCTTTCTACCGCTGGTACCAGACAAGCGCCCAAAGGCAGGAGACGTGA
- a CDS encoding cytochrome C oxidase subunit IV family protein produces the protein MEHAQPASVIHEKSKFHTFVQLAMILAVITGVEIIVIFLPFSYAALFTTLAILSAVKFLAVIFWFMHLIYDRALCTIIFFIGMVLAAGTMAALLAVFRTDRSEAAAVPLETMSMIASSTGTERV, from the coding sequence ATGGAACACGCCCAACCTGCTTCCGTCATTCACGAAAAGAGCAAGTTTCACACCTTCGTTCAGCTTGCCATGATCCTGGCGGTGATCACTGGGGTGGAGATCATTGTCATCTTTCTCCCGTTTTCCTACGCGGCCCTTTTCACCACCCTGGCCATTCTCTCGGCGGTCAAGTTTCTCGCCGTCATCTTCTGGTTCATGCACCTGATCTATGACCGGGCGCTCTGCACCATCATCTTCTTCATCGGCATGGTCCTTGCCGCCGGCACCATGGCTGCCCTGCTGGCCGTCTTCCGGACCGATCGTTCCGAAGCCGCGGCCGTGCCGCTCGAGACAATGTCGATGATCGCATCATCGACCGGGACCGAAAGAGTCTGA
- a CDS encoding heme-copper oxidase subunit III: MSNAASAGMVDPHHDASTSTGIPNKKLFMWLFLASDCMFFGSLIATHLIYRLNPLEGAPDPTRIFDIELTSASTFILLMSSLMMALAVEAVQRGRMKMMRGYLYTTAFFGLLFLGGQVYEFNHFVHVQGLTLSNSIFGSTFFVLTGTHGCHVAIGVLWLLSLTFYSYTGKLTQADAIDVEAAGLYWHFVDIVWIVIFTAVYLIEYI; this comes from the coding sequence ATGAGCAACGCCGCTTCTGCCGGGATGGTCGATCCCCATCACGATGCCAGCACCTCGACCGGTATCCCGAACAAAAAGCTCTTCATGTGGCTTTTCCTGGCGTCGGACTGCATGTTCTTCGGCTCGCTCATCGCGACCCACCTGATCTACCGGCTCAACCCGCTGGAAGGAGCGCCGGACCCCACCCGGATCTTCGACATCGAACTGACTTCGGCCAGCACCTTCATCCTGCTGATGAGCAGTCTGATGATGGCGCTCGCGGTCGAGGCGGTCCAGCGGGGCAGGATGAAGATGATGCGGGGTTACCTCTACACCACGGCCTTCTTCGGACTCCTCTTTCTCGGCGGCCAGGTCTACGAGTTCAATCACTTCGTCCATGTCCAGGGTCTGACCCTGAGCAACTCGATCTTCGGTTCGACCTTCTTCGTTCTGACGGGAACCCACGGGTGCCACGTGGCCATCGGCGTGCTCTGGCTTCTCTCGCTGACTTTCTATTCGTATACCGGCAAGCTGACCCAGGCGGACGCCATCGATGTGGAAGCCGCCGGGCTTTACTGGCACTTCGTTGACATCGTCTGGATTGTCATCTTCACCGCCGTCTATCTGATCGAGTACATCTGA
- the ctaD gene encoding cytochrome c oxidase subunit I yields MATSTVKSDFLEHESNASGGSISLFKRPTAKTGLVGWLTTVDHKKIGILYGLSALFFLVIGGIEALLIRAQLMVPGNDVLSADVYNQMFTMHGTTMIFLAVMPMSAAFFNYMVPLMIGARDVAFPRLNAFSFWTFFFGAILINSAWFLPDAGAGSHGVINAPNIGWFGYANLTSNTYSPGLGTDFWILGLQILGVASIVAALNFIVTIINMRAPGMTMMRMPVFAWMTLVTSFLLILAFPAITIALAELLFDRMAGTNFFEVAKGGQPILWQHLFWIFGHPEVYILILPAMGIISEILPTFSRKPLFGYPIIVFSGAVIGFLGFAVWSHHMFTTGLGKLATTAFALTTMAIAVPTGVKIFNWIGTLWGGKLRITTPMIYALGFIWMFMMGGFTGIMHSAAPADAQQQDTYFVVAHFHYVLIGGSILALFAGVYYWLPKMTGRIASEGIGKLGFWTILIGFNIAFFPMHFLGLNGMPRRIYTYADNLDWNRWNFVSTIGAFLLGIGFAIAIFHILYSAVKGKKSGQDPWDARTLEWSIPSPPPEYNFASVPVVRGRDAHWFEKHADTPPPVNPGSAAEKEHGVHMPDQSWYPFTASLGLTIGAYGLIYSVPFGWSAGAVSLFGAGLLLISVYLWGFEGPGGYHLHPETEKEGK; encoded by the coding sequence ATGGCGACCTCCACCGTTAAGTCCGACTTTCTCGAGCACGAATCCAACGCCTCCGGCGGTTCGATTTCCCTCTTTAAACGACCGACGGCCAAGACCGGACTGGTCGGCTGGCTGACCACTGTCGATCACAAGAAGATCGGCATCCTCTACGGACTCTCCGCCCTCTTCTTCCTTGTCATCGGCGGCATCGAAGCCCTTCTCATCCGCGCCCAGCTCATGGTCCCGGGCAACGATGTGCTCAGTGCAGATGTCTACAACCAGATGTTCACCATGCACGGCACGACGATGATCTTCCTTGCCGTCATGCCGATGAGTGCGGCGTTCTTCAATTACATGGTGCCGCTGATGATTGGTGCCCGCGACGTGGCCTTTCCCCGGCTGAACGCCTTCAGCTTCTGGACCTTTTTCTTCGGCGCCATCCTGATCAACTCGGCCTGGTTTCTTCCCGATGCCGGGGCCGGCAGTCACGGCGTCATCAATGCGCCCAATATAGGATGGTTCGGCTACGCGAATCTCACCTCCAACACCTACAGCCCGGGTCTGGGAACCGACTTCTGGATTCTCGGACTGCAGATTCTTGGCGTCGCTTCGATTGTGGCGGCCCTGAACTTCATCGTGACGATCATCAACATGCGGGCTCCCGGCATGACGATGATGCGGATGCCGGTTTTCGCCTGGATGACCCTGGTCACCTCGTTTCTCCTCATCCTCGCCTTCCCCGCCATCACCATCGCACTCGCAGAGCTCCTCTTCGACCGCATGGCCGGCACCAACTTCTTTGAGGTGGCCAAGGGAGGGCAACCCATCCTCTGGCAGCACCTCTTCTGGATTTTCGGCCATCCGGAAGTCTATATTCTGATCCTGCCCGCGATGGGTATCATTTCGGAGATCCTGCCCACCTTCTCGCGCAAGCCGCTTTTCGGCTACCCGATCATCGTCTTCTCGGGAGCGGTCATCGGATTTCTTGGATTTGCCGTCTGGAGCCACCACATGTTCACCACCGGCCTCGGCAAGCTGGCCACCACGGCCTTCGCCCTGACCACCATGGCGATCGCGGTTCCTACCGGAGTGAAGATCTTCAACTGGATCGGCACCCTCTGGGGTGGCAAGCTCCGGATCACCACCCCGATGATCTATGCCCTCGGTTTCATCTGGATGTTCATGATGGGCGGATTCACCGGGATCATGCATTCGGCCGCCCCCGCCGATGCCCAGCAGCAGGACACCTATTTCGTGGTGGCTCATTTCCACTACGTCCTGATCGGCGGAAGCATCCTGGCCCTCTTCGCCGGCGTCTACTACTGGCTGCCGAAAATGACGGGGCGGATCGCGAGCGAGGGGATCGGCAAGCTGGGCTTCTGGACGATCCTGATCGGGTTCAATATCGCCTTCTTCCCCATGCATTTCCTCGGGCTCAACGGAATGCCCCGCCGGATCTACACCTACGCCGACAACCTTGACTGGAACCGCTGGAACTTCGTCTCGACCATCGGTGCCTTTCTCCTCGGGATCGGCTTTGCCATCGCCATCTTTCACATTCTCTACTCGGCCGTTAAGGGGAAAAAGTCGGGACAGGATCCCTGGGACGCCCGGACCCTGGAGTGGTCCATTCCCTCGCCGCCCCCGGAATATAATTTCGCCTCCGTGCCGGTCGTGCGGGGCCGTGATGCCCATTGGTTCGAAAAGCACGCCGACACCCCTCCTCCGGTCAACCCCGGCAGCGCCGCCGAGAAAGAGCACGGGGTTCACATGCCTGATCAGTCGTGGTATCCCTTCACGGCTTCCCTCGGACTTACGATCGGCGCCTACGGTCTGATCTATTCTGTTCCGTTCGGCTGGTCGGCCGGGGCCGTTTCCCTTTTCGGAGCGGGCCTGCTTCTGATCAGCGTCTATCTCTGGGGCTTTGAGGGTCCCGGCGGTTATCACCTCCATCCGGAAACTGAAAAGGAGGGCAAATAA
- the coxB gene encoding cytochrome c oxidase subunit II, giving the protein MGNRFLSAIRKRSFLTALLGGLLVLGALSGCDMSGHQSTIVTEGPVARHQLHLFYLTLGVSIFIFLTVGSVLAYAQIKFRSRKDQEGADDPPPQTHGHPLVEMGLIVISGLLLVIIAIPTVRGIWYTSDTPDRENALEIKVTGYQWWFKFEYPQLGFATANELVIPSDRPIHIELRTLDVIHSFWVPKLAGKVDLIPNRANHMWLQADHEGYYWGQCAEFCGESHANMKFRLVSLEPAEFQAWAERQAGDARSVSDQPVAATWEDLNPKIEFAAMTEDAPPGALSSLEGWRQAQVPTAAEDTALINRGRALFRDKTCLMCHEIKGHGAPGITGPTLTHFGSRTTLAAGLLDNTDENLAHWLRDPDSVKPGNIMYRDGYVINNIQLTEDDIQALVAYLHSLK; this is encoded by the coding sequence ATGGGAAACCGTTTTCTCTCCGCCATTCGCAAACGTTCGTTTCTGACCGCCCTACTTGGCGGCCTGCTCGTGCTCGGCGCACTCTCGGGGTGCGACATGAGCGGGCACCAGTCGACCATCGTGACGGAAGGTCCGGTTGCCCGCCACCAGCTGCACCTGTTTTACCTGACGCTTGGGGTCTCCATCTTCATCTTCCTGACCGTGGGCAGTGTGCTCGCCTATGCCCAGATCAAGTTCCGGAGCAGGAAGGATCAGGAGGGCGCGGATGACCCGCCACCTCAGACCCACGGACATCCCCTCGTCGAAATGGGTCTGATTGTCATTTCCGGTCTGCTCCTGGTCATCATCGCGATTCCGACTGTCCGCGGCATCTGGTACACCAGTGATACCCCCGACCGGGAAAACGCTCTCGAGATCAAGGTCACCGGCTACCAGTGGTGGTTCAAATTCGAATACCCGCAGCTCGGATTCGCCACAGCCAATGAATTGGTCATCCCGAGTGACCGGCCAATTCACATCGAACTGCGGACCCTTGACGTCATCCACAGTTTCTGGGTTCCCAAGCTGGCCGGCAAGGTCGACCTGATTCCCAACCGGGCCAATCATATGTGGCTGCAGGCGGATCACGAGGGCTATTACTGGGGCCAATGCGCCGAATTCTGCGGTGAATCGCACGCCAACATGAAATTCCGCCTCGTCAGCCTGGAACCCGCCGAATTCCAGGCCTGGGCCGAGCGACAGGCCGGCGACGCCCGCTCGGTGTCCGATCAGCCGGTGGCCGCCACCTGGGAGGACCTCAACCCCAAGATCGAGTTTGCCGCCATGACCGAGGACGCTCCGCCGGGCGCGCTGAGCTCGCTTGAAGGCTGGCGTCAGGCCCAGGTCCCGACCGCGGCCGAGGACACGGCCCTGATCAACCGGGGGCGCGCCCTGTTCCGTGACAAGACCTGCCTGATGTGCCACGAGATCAAGGGACACGGCGCACCGGGGATCACCGGTCCCACTCTCACCCATTTCGGATCGCGAACCACCCTGGCGGCGGGCCTCCTCGACAACACCGACGAGAATCTCGCCCACTGGCTCCGCGACCCCGACTCGGTCAAGCCCGGGAACATCATGTATCGCGACGGCTACGTGATCAACAATATCCAGCTGACCGAGGACGACATCCAGGCCCTCGTCGCTTATCTCCACTCTCTGAAGTAA
- a CDS encoding DUF420 domain-containing protein — MAVSDIPTLNALLNGLATVLISAGFILIKTGRIRAHRICMVSAFGVSIVFLVGYVTHKVLVRGVHTPFGGEGALRAVYYTMLLTHILLAMIIAPLVLRTLWLAVRGEIDRHRRWARWTFPIWYYVSVTGVLIYLFLYVWFPAAA; from the coding sequence ATGGCCGTTTCCGATATCCCGACCCTCAACGCCCTGCTCAATGGGTTGGCGACGGTTCTGATCAGCGCCGGTTTCATCCTGATCAAGACCGGGCGGATCCGCGCCCACCGGATCTGCATGGTCTCGGCTTTCGGTGTCTCCATCGTTTTCCTCGTCGGCTATGTCACCCACAAGGTTCTCGTTCGCGGGGTACATACGCCCTTCGGGGGCGAGGGCGCCCTGCGCGCCGTCTACTACACGATGCTGCTGACCCATATTCTGCTCGCAATGATCATCGCCCCGCTGGTCTTGCGAACCCTCTGGCTGGCTGTCCGGGGCGAGATCGATCGACACCGCAGGTGGGCCCGGTGGACGTTTCCCATCTGGTACTATGTTTCCGTGACCGGCGTCCTCATCTACCTCTTCCTCTATGTCTGGTTTCCTGCGGCTGCTTGA
- the cyoE gene encoding heme o synthase, whose amino-acid sequence MSPEARQHYEVNPPAALLEVEQTRARWFSGLIELTKPRLSFLSVITALVAYLAAQPGRDFWNLFNFLCGTALSAGGAAALNQWLERHTDAVMKRTRDRPLPTGLVTPAHAFGWGLLLSSVGVSQLWLGTNSLAGMLGLGTIVSYVCIYTPLKRRSRWATELGAVSGALPPLIGWAAAEGSISTLGWILFGVLFFWQIPHFMAIAWVYRKDYAAVSFPMLSVTDPDGGRVALWSMINAILLIAVSLLPTLLGFTSIIYLMAAAALGLWFLLSAGRFMKEAGRDSAARRLFLTTIAYLPLVLAILVLDRWLA is encoded by the coding sequence ATGAGTCCCGAAGCGAGACAACATTACGAAGTGAATCCTCCGGCCGCCCTGCTGGAGGTCGAGCAGACGCGTGCCCGTTGGTTCAGCGGACTGATCGAGTTGACCAAACCCCGGCTGAGTTTCCTCTCGGTCATCACGGCACTTGTCGCCTATCTTGCGGCCCAACCGGGACGGGATTTCTGGAATCTCTTCAATTTTCTCTGCGGCACCGCCCTTTCCGCCGGAGGGGCCGCGGCTCTCAATCAATGGCTGGAGCGCCATACCGATGCCGTCATGAAACGGACCCGCGACCGGCCGTTGCCGACCGGACTGGTCACTCCGGCCCATGCCTTTGGCTGGGGACTCCTTCTGAGTTCTGTCGGGGTGTCGCAGCTTTGGCTGGGGACCAATTCCCTGGCCGGGATGCTCGGGCTCGGCACCATTGTTTCCTATGTCTGCATCTACACGCCTCTGAAGCGGCGCAGCCGCTGGGCGACCGAACTGGGCGCGGTCAGCGGAGCCCTGCCGCCCCTCATCGGCTGGGCAGCGGCCGAAGGCTCGATCAGCACCCTGGGGTGGATCCTCTTCGGTGTCCTTTTCTTCTGGCAGATACCCCACTTCATGGCGATCGCCTGGGTCTACCGGAAGGACTATGCCGCCGTTTCCTTCCCCATGTTGTCCGTGACCGATCCCGACGGCGGGCGGGTGGCCCTCTGGTCAATGATCAATGCCATCCTGCTGATCGCGGTGAGCCTGCTCCCCACCCTGCTCGGGTTTACCAGCATCATCTACCTGATGGCGGCCGCCGCACTCGGACTCTGGTTTCTCCTCTCGGCGGGCCGCTTCATGAAAGAGGCGGGACGCGATTCCGCCGCGCGCCGTCTTTTCCTTACCACCATCGCCTACCTGCCGCTCGTCCTCGCGATTCTCGTGCTCGACCGCTGGCTGGCCTGA
- a CDS encoding COX15/CtaA family protein, translating to MQTLTKNRTSFPHRTFDYKPVLAWFCLLVLGWTTLLLYAGGFTTSIRAGMAFLDWPLSNGSINPDGWLTESDKMAEHSHRLLATGTGILCIVLAIWLNLRESRSWLRTLGWASLGMVITQGLLGGARVLFDQQNIGGDDNRIAQTFAVLHGLTGQLTFCLLIAIAIASSRSWISRNAGLDGPVSGRIRMWGLLALGAVVLQLLFGAMMRHAHAGLAIPTFPLSSEGSLLPAAWDYRVGIHFAHRAWAVVVTVVLLVFLSLIWGSPRTRRALGIPSALLVLLLSVQIYLGALVIWTVRNSNAATIHMLNGAFVLAATFSLTFLCHRFQFGDTRTVGNSPKEDRASRTDLPASSAAN from the coding sequence GTGCAGACATTGACCAAGAACCGAACTTCATTCCCGCATAGAACCTTCGACTACAAGCCGGTCCTGGCCTGGTTCTGCCTGTTAGTCCTCGGATGGACGACGCTTCTGCTCTATGCAGGAGGGTTCACGACGAGCATTCGGGCGGGGATGGCATTTCTTGACTGGCCCCTCTCGAATGGGTCGATCAATCCGGACGGCTGGTTGACCGAATCGGACAAGATGGCCGAGCACAGCCACCGTCTCCTCGCCACCGGGACCGGGATCCTCTGCATCGTGCTGGCCATCTGGCTGAACCTGCGCGAATCCCGGTCCTGGCTGCGCACACTCGGATGGGCGTCCCTGGGCATGGTAATCACCCAGGGACTCCTCGGAGGGGCCCGCGTGCTTTTCGACCAGCAGAATATCGGCGGGGATGACAATCGGATCGCCCAGACCTTTGCGGTTCTCCACGGGCTGACCGGGCAACTCACTTTCTGTCTGCTCATCGCCATCGCCATCGCCAGCTCGCGTTCCTGGATCTCTCGTAACGCGGGGCTTGACGGACCGGTCTCCGGAAGGATCCGTATGTGGGGCCTCCTGGCTCTCGGCGCAGTTGTCCTGCAGCTGCTCTTCGGCGCGATGATGCGGCATGCCCACGCCGGCCTCGCCATCCCCACCTTTCCCCTGTCCTCGGAAGGAAGCCTCCTGCCCGCCGCCTGGGATTACCGGGTGGGGATCCATTTCGCGCATCGGGCCTGGGCCGTCGTCGTCACCGTCGTCCTGCTTGTCTTCCTCAGCCTGATCTGGGGTTCACCCCGAACCCGCCGGGCGCTGGGGATCCCTTCAGCTCTTCTGGTTCTGCTGCTATCCGTCCAGATTTACCTTGGCGCACTCGTCATCTGGACGGTGCGGAATTCCAATGCGGCGACGATCCACATGCTCAACGGAGCGTTTGTCCTTGCCGCCACCTTCAGCCTGACCTTTCTTTGCCACCGCTTTCAGTTTGGCGACACCCGAACCGTCGGGAACAGTCCCAAGGAGGACCGAGCCTCCCGGACCGACCTGCCCGCCAGCTCCGCAGCGAATTGA
- a CDS encoding SCO family protein has protein sequence MTGCGSHPSDGDAEGAKGGYELVGRVVAVDPEARTALIDHEEIPQYMPAMVMEFSISEGDLKVLKEGMRLRGRMFATDDGYRLEKIWPIDAEGEAIVGQAGAALRQDTVIRGRNAYREIGESLPDFALYDQNAGVVQPDRFRGQQIVLNFIFTRCPDPKMCPASTAKMMQLQAAARELGIDNLQLISITLDPEYDTPGILNAYASSRGIDTANFSFLTGPEPAILDLMSQLGVLAFPEDGLIRHTLATILIDEKGRIIYRTDTSGWEPEEFLKRLRRPETDPARPS, from the coding sequence ATGACCGGCTGCGGGTCGCATCCTTCCGACGGAGACGCGGAGGGCGCGAAGGGCGGTTATGAGTTGGTCGGCCGGGTGGTCGCGGTCGACCCGGAGGCGCGGACGGCCCTGATCGATCATGAGGAAATTCCCCAATACATGCCGGCGATGGTCATGGAGTTTTCCATTTCCGAGGGTGACCTGAAGGTCCTGAAGGAGGGTATGCGATTGCGGGGCCGAATGTTTGCCACCGATGACGGTTATCGTCTGGAAAAAATCTGGCCGATTGACGCGGAGGGTGAAGCCATTGTCGGACAGGCCGGCGCGGCTCTCAGGCAGGATACGGTCATTCGCGGCCGCAATGCCTATCGCGAAATCGGAGAGAGCCTTCCCGATTTCGCTCTATACGACCAGAACGCCGGCGTGGTCCAGCCCGACCGCTTTCGCGGACAGCAGATCGTCCTCAACTTCATCTTCACCCGATGTCCGGATCCCAAGATGTGTCCCGCATCCACCGCCAAGATGATGCAGTTGCAGGCCGCGGCCCGTGAACTGGGGATCGACAATCTCCAGCTCATATCGATCACCCTTGATCCCGAATACGACACTCCGGGCATTCTCAATGCCTACGCCTCGAGCCGGGGCATCGACACGGCCAACTTCAGTTTCCTGACCGGTCCGGAGCCGGCCATTCTCGATCTGATGTCTCAGTTGGGCGTCCTCGCTTTTCCCGAGGACGGCTTGATCCGGCACACCCTTGCCACCATCCTGATCGACGAAAAAGGTCGCATCATCTACCGGACCGATACCAGCGGCTGGGAACCGGAGGAATTCCTCAAACGGCTCCGTCGGCCGGAAACGGATCCGGCACGCCCCTCATGA
- a CDS encoding PqiC family protein — protein MKHPRRPLLLLPFALAGLLSGCLNTTPAVDARRHFVLDNQADIQSASGAVVKETTVGLMPVLLPSYLHDNRLTVRKSGTEVVYLEQDRWAGRLDQGLSQFIGNRVEENLEGVSVLQAPWNRGDVDYELRIKYSRCEVTTEGLAVVAAEWSCTDQSVPRNSLRGQVRIERPGPSPYDSTAASIATLSDANRELAADIARTIRSCIDASKAD, from the coding sequence ATGAAGCATCCAAGAAGACCTCTCCTCCTCCTGCCCTTCGCCCTCGCCGGTCTGCTCAGCGGCTGCCTCAACACCACGCCCGCGGTCGATGCGAGAAGACATTTCGTCCTCGACAACCAGGCCGATATCCAATCCGCGTCCGGCGCGGTCGTGAAGGAAACCACAGTCGGACTCATGCCGGTCCTGCTCCCGTCCTATCTCCACGACAACCGGCTGACCGTCCGCAAATCGGGCACCGAGGTCGTCTATCTCGAACAGGACCGTTGGGCCGGGAGGCTCGATCAGGGGCTGTCCCAATTCATCGGAAACCGGGTAGAAGAAAACCTCGAGGGGGTTTCGGTCCTGCAGGCGCCCTGGAACCGTGGAGACGTGGATTACGAACTCAGGATCAAGTATTCGCGCTGCGAAGTGACGACCGAGGGACTTGCCGTGGTCGCAGCCGAATGGTCCTGCACCGATCAAAGTGTGCCACGGAATTCCCTCCGTGGACAGGTCCGCATCGAGAGACCCGGTCCGTCCCCCTATGATTCGACCGCGGCTTCCATCGCCACGCTGAGCGATGCCAATCGTGAACTCGCGGCCGACATCGCCCGGACGATCCGATCCTGCATCGACGCTTCCAAAGCGGATTGA